In Patescibacteria group bacterium, the DNA window GGAATTCGGGTTTATTGAGGAGCCAGTGGGCCAATGGCAAAACTTCGAACTTCCGGACAGCAAGGAAGTGGTGAACTTACTGAAACTGTTCTATAAGAATCCGAAGCGCTGGGCATTCACTTTCCAACTCGCTGCGTTCACGACTCGGGCAAAAACATGGACAGAAATACTGAAGCGCGACAATCATCAAATGATGGTGCTTGAGCGCTCCATTTTCTGCGACCGCAATGTCTTTGCCAAGAACTGCTATGAATCTGGGCTGATGAAGGAATGGGAATGGCAAATCTACTGCAGGATGTGGGATTTCATCAATTCCCAAAACTGGTGCGCTCACCCTGACCTTGTGGTCTATGTGAGAACTCCGGCAGAGGTCTGCCATGAGAGATTGCCATTCCGCGGCAGGAGCGAAGAAAAGACCATCCCGCTTGAGTATCTACGAGACCTTGAGATTTTGCACGACGAGTGGCTCGCTTCATCCGAGCATCCAGGCCAGTGCCTAATCAATGGCATTCTGACTCCTGTCCTATATCTGAACGGAGAAAAACACTGGACAGCAGAAGAGCTCCAAAAACTGCTCAAGGCGCATCTGCCGCAGATGGCGATTGAGCTTCCTCTCCGAGGGAAAACATCTCTTCGCAGGGGGTAGCGTCCCTGATGCTTATGACCCGCAAAGCGAACAGAGACATTGTCTCTCTTCGCTTTGCGGTTTCTTTTTTTTGATTTAATAAAAAATAAAAGACAAACACAAACAGCTCCTTCGGGGAGCTGTTTGTGATATGCCAAGTAGGCAATAAGCCGAATTCTGTTTTAAGCAATCATCTATCTAGCTCCTCGGTTACCCTCGGAGTCATGCGAGCTACTTTATTTGCTCTTGCACCCGGGCAAGGATTTAGCCGTTTCACCCCTTGAGTTTCCTCAAGGGCTTACCCCAAAGGGGTATCCTTCGCCTTTCAGCTCAGGACGTCACTGTTCGCACCTCTATCCTCACGGACGACGGGCGTTACCCGCTGCCTGTGTCGCTGGCAAACAGCCACTGGGTGTTCGGACTTTCCTCCCCTTATTAACACAAATTGTCAATAAAGAGCGATTGCTTTGACTACTTGGCATTCTTATTATATCAAAATCTCCCAAAAAGTCAACTGTTCGCACCATCCTTTCTTGCCGAAAATCTGCCGAGAAACGATCTCGGCAAAACTAAGCGGATTTTGTTCTGATTGAAACTATCGAAAGAATTACAAAAAAATGACTAAGAATAGCTAAGAATCACCAAAGAATGGCTGTGGATAACTTTCCCCCAAAAATTACCCGCCCTGGGCGGGTTGCGAGAATCCCCAATGCTGGCGTGGGTTCCGACGTTTTACGAAAATTACGAGGCCCGGCCTCGTAATTTCATAACGCTATAAAATGATGCAAAAAATATTAGAAGAATATTAGGGACGGACACTAATAATGCTTATAGAGCTAACAAAATGATTTAAAATAGTTTTTGGGACTCTGCGTCAAGGGCATGGTTTGCCAATTTGTCAGCCAAAGAATTTTGCTCCCGAGGGACAAGCTGAAAATCCACTTTTTTGTAATCAATTTTTAAATTCCATGCCTGAATAAATAATTTTTGGATATTCGGCTCTTTTATTTTGTATTTCCCCGACAATTGAGAAACCATCAGTTCAGAGTCGGATTTTATTAAAATTTCAGCATTTTTTATTTTTGCTTTGCCAACAAGAGCTTTAACTTTTTTTAAGGCAAAAATCACTGCCTGATATTCTGCCTCGTTATTAGTTGCCTTGCCAATTGTTTGAGAATATTCTTTTTGCGCAACACCATGCGAGTCAGCTATTAAGACACCGATAGAAGCTGGTCCTGGATTGCCGCGCGAAGCGCCGTCTGTGAAAATAATTATTTTATCCATTGTTTTCTTGCTTAATTTGTTTTTTGAAGTATGCTTCCAAGCATTTTTCGAATTTGGAAAGATTTTTATTCTCCACCCGGCATCCGCAAGCAGGGGCATGCCCGCCATAGGTCTTGAGTAATTTCTTACACTTTATCAGAGCATCAACCCCGTCTAAATCATATGGTAATCTAGCTGAACAAACGCTCTCCTGCTCTCCTCTTTTGAAAACAAATACCGGCTTTTTATAAATATGAAGGAGTTTTGAGGCAATCACCCCAAGAGCTGGCGCTGGCCAATAATCGCTTATTTCAAAAATTATCAATGATTCTTTCTTTTCTCTTTCTATTTTCTGGATAAGCTCTGCGAGAGTTTGTTGGATTAGGGCTTTCTTTTCTTTATTCTGCCTAATCAAGCGCTGTGCTAATATTTTCGCTTTTTTAGGAGAATCCTCTATTAAAAGCAAATAGCTTTCAGCAATATTGTTCTTTAATTTCGCGCTATTGAGTGGAGCAATAATTTTCTGGAAAATATCAATATCTGTCTGTAAATCAACATCCCCAAGCTCAATCAATGCCAGAAGACCCGGTCTCTGGGTAGTCAACAAAGCGTTCATTCCTTTGTCTACTAACTCGCGATTATCTTCTTTCAACGGCATTTGGTCAGAAAGAGTTGCCAAAGCGGTTAATTCTAATAACTTTTCTTTCGCATATTCTGGATGGCTTGTTTCTTCCAAAACGCATTCAGCCACTTTATAGACAAGCCCTACTGCAGCAAAATCAGTAAACGGATATGTCTCTCCTTTCTGTTTTGGGTCAACTAAAAGGTCTGGTTCAGCCACTTTCTCCAATGGCGGATGATGGTCTATAATTATTGTTTCAAAACCAATTTTTTTCGCGAGCTTGATTTCTTTAATATTGGCTATGCCACAA includes these proteins:
- a CDS encoding deoxynucleoside kinase; this encodes MEGRKMILFEGNISAAKSTLGKELLQGGEFGFIEEPVGQWQNFELPDSKEVVNLLKLFYKNPKRWAFTFQLAAFTTRAKTWTEILKRDNHQMMVLERSIFCDRNVFAKNCYESGLMKEWEWQIYCRMWDFINSQNWCAHPDLVVYVRTPAEVCHERLPFRGRSEEKTIPLEYLRDLEILHDEWLASSEHPGQCLINGILTPVLYLNGEKHWTAEELQKLLKAHLPQMAIELPLRGKTSLRRG
- a CDS encoding ribonuclease HI family protein, with protein sequence MDKIIIFTDGASRGNPGPASIGVLIADSHGVAQKEYSQTIGKATNNEAEYQAVIFALKKVKALVGKAKIKNAEILIKSDSELMVSQLSGKYKIKEPNIQKLFIQAWNLKIDYKKVDFQLVPREQNSLADKLANHALDAESQKLF
- a CDS encoding DHH family phosphoesterase, which gives rise to MPKRKYPKGTKQVAQRILRAAQKGEKVIIFGDADLDGIASVVVLQELFELLNPLYSQNKNIKVYFPDREEEGHGISKEMLNSFKKEVPALFFAVDCGIANIKEIKLAKKIGFETIIIDHHPPLEKVAEPDLLVDPKQKGETYPFTDFAAVGLVYKVAECVLEETSHPEYAKEKLLELTALATLSDQMPLKEDNRELVDKGMNALLTTQRPGLLALIELGDVDLQTDIDIFQKIIAPLNSAKLKNNIAESYLLLIEDSPKKAKILAQRLIRQNKEKKALIQQTLAELIQKIEREKKESLIIFEISDYWPAPALGVIASKLLHIYKKPVFVFKRGEQESVCSARLPYDLDGVDALIKCKKLLKTYGGHAPACGCRVENKNLSKFEKCLEAYFKKQIKQENNG